CCTGTGGGTGACGACGTTTAAGGCCATCTCCGTCAGCGCCGTGTTCAGCGTCGTCGGCGCCGCGACCGCCGACAGCGTGTTCTGAGCAGGGAGGGTGGCGCGTCAGACGACAGCGTGTTCTGAGCGGAGAGGGCGCCGCGTCAGACGACCAGCGAGACGACCGCGAAGAGGATCAACACGCCGGCGACGTCACAGAGGTTGGTGACGACGGGAATCGTCGTGTCGTCGGGGTTGAGGCCGACGCGATAGGATATTTCCACGGCGGCGACGCTCGCGACGACCACGAGGACGGCGAGGAGCATCCCGGAGACGAGCGAGACGAGCAGCACGCGGCCGAGTCCGAGCGTCCCGCCGAGCGCGACGCCGATACCCCACGCCGCGACGCCCACGACGCCGAAGACGGTCCCCGCGAGCGCGAACACGGCGCCGACGTTGGCGCGAAGTTCCGGGTTCGAGGGCCGTAACTCGTAGGTCCCGAGGTACAGTTGGGTGGTGAGCCGCGAGCAGGTGATCGACGCGAGGTTGCCGGCCGTCCCGATCTGGACCGGGACCAACACGAGGAGCGCGGGGTTCGCCACGAGCGTCTGCTCGTACGTTTCGAGCACCGTACCGGAGACGAGCTGCAAGACCGACAGCGCGGCCAAAAGCGGGATCATCGTCCTGACGATCCGGCGGACCGACCACTCGTCGACGTACTCGCGGTCGCCGTCCGAGCCCTCCTCGGGGGCGCCCGTCGACTCGCCGAGAGCGCCGGGATCGCTCACAGCACGGCCCCCACGACGTAGATGCCGACGAGCAGGAAGAACACCCCGAACACGTCACCGAGCGTCGTGACGACGGGCCCGATCACGTTGTCGGGGTCGAGCCCCCGCCGGTAGCCGACGAAGATGACGGCGATCAGCACGGAGATCATGAGCACCGCCGACAGGAAGCCGGCGACGACCATGATCCCGACCAGTTCGAGGAGGTTCCCCGCGGTTCCGAAGAGCCGCAGCCAGAGGAACGTGATCACCCCGATGAACACGGAGACGGACATCCCGTTGAGAAACGAGGCGATGATCGCGTTGGTGAGCCGCCGGTCGAGCTGGAACTGCGGCTCGATGAGCCCCTGGTGGAGTCCGGTCGAGAGCCGCGCGCCGAGCGAGCCGTAGACGCCCCCGCGAGTCGCGAGGAACGCCGGGAGCAACAGGAGCAGCCCCGGAACCTCCGAGATACCGGCCCGCATCGTCTCCGAGCCGAGGATCGTCCCGGAGAACAGCCCCGCGACGAGGCTGACGAGGATCACCGGGAGCGCCTGCCGGTAGACGTCACGGGCGGTGTCGTGGCCGGGCATCGACCGTCTCGACGGGGGCGACGGTGAAAAAACCGGGTACGAGCGGGATCGGGTGCGCTCGCGAGAAACCGAACGACCGCTGACTGCCACGGCCCGCACCGTTAAGTCGGTCGGGCGGGTTTCGGATCCCATGGACTACTCGCTCGCGATCGAGAACGGACCCGAAACGATCCCCGGCGGGACCGGGCTGCTCC
This genomic window from Halorubrum sp. PV6 contains:
- a CDS encoding magnesium transporter; this encodes MIPLLAALSVLQLVSGTVLETYEQTLVANPALLVLVPVQIGTAGNLASITCSRLTTQLYLGTYELRPSNPELRANVGAVFALAGTVFGVVGVAAWGIGVALGGTLGLGRVLLVSLVSGMLLAVLVVVASVAAVEISYRVGLNPDDTTIPVVTNLCDVAGVLILFAVVSLVV
- a CDS encoding magnesium transporter, translated to MPGHDTARDVYRQALPVILVSLVAGLFSGTILGSETMRAGISEVPGLLLLLPAFLATRGGVYGSLGARLSTGLHQGLIEPQFQLDRRLTNAIIASFLNGMSVSVFIGVITFLWLRLFGTAGNLLELVGIMVVAGFLSAVLMISVLIAVIFVGYRRGLDPDNVIGPVVTTLGDVFGVFFLLVGIYVVGAVL